Proteins encoded within one genomic window of Mesorhizobium sp. AR10:
- a CDS encoding Hsp33 family molecular chaperone yields the protein MAAPRSFVMLETHQLAEQPKLGEFGYAGDDHVVPFEVGPLDVRGRTVQLGPMLDAILSRHDYPEPVARLLAEACVLTVLLGTSLKFEGKFILQTRTDGPVDMLVADFSTPQALRAYARFDADRLEALVAAGETSPQTLLGNGVLALTIDQGAHTQRYQGIVQLDGETLEEAARTYFRQSEQIPTDLRLSVAKLLTPGVGGARQQWRAGGLLAQFLPQSPERMRVPDLPGGDGDPREEIHDPADNSWQELLALLGTIEPTELIDPTIGAERLLYRLFHEHGVRVFGGVPVADQCSCSRDKIRGILEGFSADEIKDSTEDGGIHVACEFCSKQYDFDPSEFAAQ from the coding sequence ATGGCCGCGCCCCGGAGCTTTGTCATGTTGGAAACTCATCAATTGGCTGAACAACCCAAACTCGGCGAATTCGGCTACGCCGGCGACGATCATGTCGTGCCCTTCGAGGTCGGCCCGCTCGACGTGCGCGGCCGCACCGTCCAGCTCGGGCCGATGCTCGACGCCATCCTCAGCCGCCACGACTACCCCGAGCCGGTCGCCCGCCTGCTGGCGGAAGCCTGTGTGCTGACGGTCCTGCTCGGCACCTCGCTCAAATTCGAGGGCAAGTTCATCCTGCAGACCCGTACCGACGGGCCGGTCGACATGCTGGTCGCGGATTTCTCCACGCCGCAGGCGCTGCGCGCCTATGCGCGCTTCGATGCGGACCGGCTGGAGGCGTTGGTGGCTGCCGGCGAGACTTCGCCGCAGACGCTGCTTGGCAACGGCGTGCTGGCGCTGACTATCGATCAGGGCGCCCACACGCAGCGCTACCAGGGCATCGTCCAGCTCGACGGCGAAACGCTGGAAGAGGCCGCCCGCACCTATTTCCGTCAGTCGGAGCAGATCCCCACCGATCTCAGGCTTTCAGTGGCCAAGCTGTTGACGCCCGGCGTCGGCGGCGCCCGCCAGCAATGGCGCGCCGGTGGCCTTTTGGCGCAGTTTCTGCCGCAATCGCCCGAACGCATGCGCGTGCCGGACTTGCCCGGCGGCGACGGCGATCCGCGTGAGGAAATCCACGATCCGGCCGACAATTCATGGCAGGAGTTGCTGGCGCTGCTCGGCACCATCGAGCCGACCGAACTGATCGACCCGACCATCGGCGCCGAGCGGCTGCTTTATCGGTTGTTCCACGAGCATGGTGTCCGCGTCTTCGGCGGCGTCCCGGTCGCCGACCAGTGTTCGTGCTCGCGCGACAAGATCCGCGGCATACTCGAAGGCTTTTCCGCCGACGAGATCAAGGACAGCACCGAGGATGGCGGCATTCACGTGGCCTGCGAGTTCTGCTCGAAGCAATATGACTTCGACCCTTCGGAGTTTGCGGCTCAGTAA
- a CDS encoding ceramide glucosyltransferase: MELTFIAALLSSALLLSNLASILLASSRLKRPRIIPPPVGNQPPVSIVVPSRGVEPFTQETLARAFALDWPRYELVFCVAHADDPVVKLINRAIALFPKTPARLLIGDDRISGNPKLNNCVKGWEAARHDWVILADSNVLMPKDYVQHLLAAWRTDTGLVCSTPIGSRPDGFWAEVECAFLNTLQARWQYAGEALGLGFAQGKSMLWNKPMLDANGGIRALAAEIAEDAAATKLVNGLGLRVNLVASPFEQPLGQRTPGEIWSRQARWARLRRVTFPLFFAPEIFTGAAVPLALALMAAAGAGFSLPATAIAVLAVAYLPECALASAKGWYLSLRMVPAMIARDVMLPAIWARGWLGFAVDWRGNAMTIRTKAMAAELEETPSGA; the protein is encoded by the coding sequence ATGGAACTGACCTTCATAGCCGCCCTGCTTTCGTCAGCCCTGCTTCTTTCAAACCTCGCCAGCATCCTGCTCGCCTCATCGCGGCTTAAGCGGCCGCGCATCATCCCGCCGCCCGTCGGCAATCAGCCGCCGGTGTCGATCGTGGTGCCGTCGCGTGGTGTCGAGCCGTTTACGCAGGAGACGCTGGCGCGCGCCTTTGCGCTCGACTGGCCGCGCTACGAACTCGTCTTCTGCGTCGCTCATGCCGACGATCCGGTGGTCAAGCTGATAAACAGGGCGATCGCCCTGTTTCCGAAGACACCGGCCCGGCTGCTGATTGGCGACGACCGCATCAGCGGCAATCCGAAACTCAACAATTGCGTCAAGGGCTGGGAAGCGGCGCGGCACGACTGGGTCATCCTTGCCGATTCCAACGTGCTGATGCCGAAGGACTATGTCCAACATTTGCTGGCGGCGTGGCGGACCGACACCGGCCTGGTCTGCTCGACGCCGATCGGCTCGCGGCCGGACGGGTTCTGGGCGGAGGTCGAATGCGCCTTCCTCAACACGCTGCAGGCCCGCTGGCAATATGCCGGTGAGGCACTTGGCCTCGGCTTCGCCCAGGGCAAGAGCATGTTGTGGAACAAGCCGATGCTCGACGCCAATGGCGGCATCCGCGCGCTTGCTGCCGAGATCGCCGAGGACGCCGCCGCGACCAAGCTGGTCAACGGGCTCGGATTGCGCGTCAATCTTGTCGCCTCGCCCTTCGAGCAGCCGCTCGGCCAGCGCACGCCTGGCGAAATCTGGTCGCGCCAGGCTCGCTGGGCTCGCCTGCGCCGCGTCACATTTCCGCTGTTCTTCGCGCCCGAGATATTCACCGGGGCGGCGGTGCCACTGGCGCTGGCGCTGATGGCGGCGGCTGGTGCCGGCTTCAGCCTGCCGGCAACCGCGATTGCCGTGCTGGCAGTCGCCTACCTGCCGGAATGCGCCCTGGCCTCGGCCAAGGGCTGGTACCTGTCGCTGCGCATGGTCCCGGCGATGATCGCGCGTGACGTAATGCTTCCCGCCATCTGGGCGCGCGGCTGGCTCGGCTTCGCCGTCGACTGGCGCGGCAACGCAATGACCATCCGCACCAAGGCCATGGCGGCCGAACTGGAAGAGACGCCGTCGGGCGCCTGA
- a CDS encoding magnesium and cobalt transport protein CorA: MEYVREFAPAPPTAGIIASSVYTAGRRVADIPIEEAGEWARKSGHVVWIGLLEPDRNLLLRVQAQFHLHELAIEDAEHPHQRPKIEQYGDALFIVARTAQLIDGRVTFGETHLFVGSGYIVSVRHGPSTSYAAVRQHWESCPHSLAKGEDFVLYAILDFIVDNYMPVLEQIEDEVEAIEDKILLKPMTGPDIERLYMLRRDLLRLRNAALPLVEVCRRLTSAELPQIHTAMHPLFRDVTDHIRTVQEKIDSLREVLAFAFEASLLVGQSQETANTKKLASWAAILAVPTALAGIYGMNFNDMPELRMEYGYPVVLATIALICSFLYWRFRKNGWL; the protein is encoded by the coding sequence ATGGAATATGTCCGAGAGTTCGCTCCTGCACCGCCGACGGCGGGCATCATCGCTTCCAGCGTCTACACGGCAGGCCGCCGTGTCGCCGACATTCCGATCGAGGAAGCCGGCGAATGGGCCAGGAAGTCGGGTCACGTCGTCTGGATCGGCTTGCTCGAGCCCGACCGCAACCTGCTGCTTCGCGTCCAGGCGCAATTCCATCTGCATGAGCTGGCGATCGAGGATGCCGAGCATCCGCACCAGCGGCCGAAGATCGAGCAATATGGCGATGCCTTGTTCATCGTTGCCCGAACCGCCCAGCTGATCGACGGCCGCGTCACCTTCGGCGAGACGCATCTGTTCGTCGGCTCAGGCTACATCGTCAGCGTCAGGCACGGTCCATCGACATCCTACGCCGCCGTCCGTCAGCACTGGGAAAGCTGCCCGCATTCGCTGGCCAAGGGCGAGGATTTCGTCCTCTATGCAATTCTCGATTTCATCGTCGACAACTACATGCCGGTGCTCGAGCAGATCGAGGACGAGGTTGAGGCGATCGAGGACAAGATTCTGCTGAAGCCGATGACCGGCCCCGATATAGAACGGCTCTACATGCTGCGCCGCGATCTGTTGCGCCTGCGCAATGCGGCACTGCCGCTGGTGGAAGTCTGCCGCCGGCTGACCAGCGCCGAACTGCCGCAGATCCATACGGCGATGCACCCGCTGTTTCGCGACGTCACCGACCACATCCGCACCGTCCAGGAGAAGATCGACAGCTTGCGGGAGGTTCTTGCCTTCGCCTTCGAGGCCAGCCTGCTGGTTGGCCAGAGCCAGGAAACGGCGAACACCAAGAAGCTCGCCTCATGGGCCGCCATCCTGGCGGTGCCGACGGCGCTCGCCGGCATTTACGGTATGAATTTCAACGACATGCCGGAGCTGCGGATGGAATATGGCTACCCGGTGGTGCTGGCCACGATCGCGCTGATCTGCTCGTTCCTGTACTGGCGGTTTCGGAAGAATGGCTGGCTGTGA
- the phoU gene encoding phosphate signaling complex protein PhoU, which translates to MQSVHIVSAYDEELKYLSKRIAAMGGHAERMVEQAISALVNADPGLAQKVIRDDIVLDEGQREIDDKAIVIIAKRQPMATDLREIVGAIRISADLERIGDLGKNVAKRVVAVTDGRQPTSLFRGLEALADLALTQLKEVLDVYATRSVEKIGFVRDRDDQIDAMYTSLFRELLTYMMEDPRNITPCTHLLFCAKNIERIGDHATNIAETIFYIVTGDQMPAERPKGDKTDKIVLPASPPVK; encoded by the coding sequence ATGCAATCCGTGCACATCGTCAGCGCCTATGACGAGGAGCTGAAATATCTGTCGAAGCGCATCGCCGCGATGGGCGGGCATGCCGAACGCATGGTCGAACAGGCGATCTCCGCCCTGGTCAACGCCGATCCCGGCCTCGCCCAGAAAGTCATCCGGGACGACATCGTCCTCGACGAGGGCCAGCGCGAGATCGACGACAAGGCAATCGTCATCATTGCCAAGCGCCAGCCGATGGCGACGGACCTGCGCGAGATCGTCGGCGCGATCCGTATCTCGGCGGATCTCGAACGGATCGGCGACCTCGGCAAGAATGTCGCCAAACGAGTGGTGGCCGTCACCGACGGGCGCCAGCCGACCAGCCTGTTCCGCGGGCTCGAAGCGCTGGCTGACCTGGCGTTGACGCAGCTCAAGGAAGTGCTTGACGTCTACGCGACGCGCTCGGTGGAAAAGATCGGCTTCGTGCGCGACCGCGACGACCAGATCGACGCCATGTACACCTCGCTGTTTCGCGAGTTGCTGACCTACATGATGGAAGATCCGCGCAACATCACGCCGTGCACGCATCTGCTGTTTTGCGCCAAGAACATCGAACGGATCGGCGACCACGCCACCAACATCGCCGAGACCATCTTCTACATCGTCACCGGCGACCAGATGCCGGCCGAGCGGCCGAAAGGCGACAAGACGGACAAGATTGTTCTTCCCGCATCGCCACCGGTGAAGTGA
- a CDS encoding GcrA family cell cycle regulator has protein sequence MNWTDERVELLRKLWSEGLSASQIAAQLGGVSRNAVIGKVHRLKLSGRGRSTATPARQKKTVQGSSIQKSVSRAASATRHVTSSIGANALQTQFDAEPVARHYIRPVENVVVPISRHLQLVELTERTCKWPNGDPLSEDFHFCGNDAAETGPYCKYHARVAFQPASERRRSR, from the coding sequence ATGAACTGGACTGACGAGCGGGTAGAACTTCTCAGGAAATTGTGGTCGGAGGGTCTGAGCGCCAGCCAGATCGCCGCACAACTTGGCGGCGTCAGCCGTAACGCGGTCATCGGCAAAGTGCATCGGCTGAAGCTGTCGGGCCGCGGACGCTCGACCGCGACGCCGGCACGGCAGAAAAAGACCGTGCAAGGATCATCCATCCAGAAATCGGTGTCGCGCGCCGCAAGTGCCACGCGCCATGTCACCAGTTCGATCGGCGCAAACGCGCTGCAGACACAGTTCGATGCCGAACCGGTGGCACGCCATTACATCCGTCCGGTTGAAAACGTCGTCGTACCGATCTCGCGGCATCTGCAGCTCGTCGAACTGACCGAGCGCACCTGCAAATGGCCGAATGGCGATCCGCTTTCGGAGGATTTCCATTTCTGCGGCAACGATGCCGCCGAAACCGGCCCCTACTGCAAATACCACGCCCGCGTCGCGTTCCAGCCGGCTTCGGAGCGGCGGCGGAGCCGGTGA
- a CDS encoding aspartate aminotransferase family protein — translation MSGSALFETFARAPLAFDHGEGTWLVTDKGERYLDFAGGIAVNSLGHSHPHLVAALTEQAAKLWHVSNLYEIPGQSRLGERLAEATFADKVFFTNSGAEALECAIKTARRYHFVKGHPERFRVITFEGAFHGRTLATIAAGGQYKYLEGFGPKVEGFDQVGFDDIDAAEKAITPETAAILIEPVQGEGGIRQVPTQSLKRLRQLCEQHGLLLIFDEVQCGIGRTGKLFAHEWAGVTPDLMAIAKGIGGGFPMGACLATDEAAVGMTAGVHGTTFGGNPLAMAVGNAVLDVVLEDGFLEDVQRKALLMKQGLAGVADEFPDVIEGIRGSGLMLGLKCAMPNTKVNMALRDQHLLAVPAGDNVIRLLPPLTVTDAEIHEALDRIRAGARGLTEAIAAAAAK, via the coding sequence ATGAGCGGTTCGGCGCTTTTCGAGACCTTTGCTCGCGCACCCCTGGCTTTCGACCACGGGGAAGGCACCTGGCTGGTCACTGACAAGGGCGAGCGATATCTCGATTTTGCCGGCGGCATCGCCGTGAATTCGCTCGGCCACAGCCACCCGCATCTGGTCGCAGCACTCACCGAGCAGGCAGCCAAGCTCTGGCATGTCTCCAATCTCTACGAGATTCCCGGGCAGAGCCGGCTCGGCGAGCGGCTGGCGGAAGCCACTTTCGCCGACAAGGTATTCTTCACCAATTCCGGCGCCGAGGCGCTGGAATGTGCCATCAAGACGGCGCGGCGCTACCACTTCGTCAAAGGCCATCCCGAGCGTTTTCGCGTCATCACCTTTGAAGGCGCTTTCCATGGCCGCACCCTGGCGACCATCGCCGCCGGGGGCCAGTACAAATACCTGGAAGGCTTTGGACCCAAGGTCGAAGGCTTCGACCAGGTCGGTTTCGACGACATCGACGCCGCCGAAAAGGCGATCACGCCGGAGACCGCCGCCATCCTGATCGAGCCGGTGCAGGGCGAGGGCGGCATCAGGCAAGTGCCGACGCAATCGCTGAAGCGGCTCAGGCAATTGTGCGAACAGCACGGCCTGCTCCTTATCTTCGACGAGGTCCAATGTGGCATCGGCCGCACCGGCAAGCTGTTTGCGCATGAATGGGCGGGCGTCACTCCCGACCTCATGGCGATTGCCAAGGGCATTGGCGGCGGCTTCCCGATGGGCGCCTGCCTTGCCACCGACGAAGCCGCGGTCGGCATGACCGCTGGCGTGCACGGCACCACTTTCGGCGGCAATCCGCTGGCGATGGCGGTCGGCAACGCCGTGCTCGACGTCGTGCTGGAAGACGGCTTCCTCGAGGATGTCCAGCGCAAGGCGCTGCTGATGAAGCAGGGGCTGGCAGGTGTCGCCGACGAATTTCCCGATGTCATCGAAGGCATCAGGGGTAGCGGCCTGATGCTTGGCCTGAAATGCGCGATGCCCAACACCAAGGTCAACATGGCGCTGCGCGACCAGCACCTGCTGGCGGTTCCGGCCGGCGACAACGTCATTCGCCTGCTGCCGCCGCTCACCGTCACTGACGCCGAGATCCACGAGGCGCTCGACCGCATCCGCGCCGGCGCCCGGGGCCTGACTGAAGCCATCGCCGCGGCTGCCGCGAAGTAA
- the apaG gene encoding Co2+/Mg2+ efflux protein ApaG yields MYRAVTHNIEVQVRPFYLEDRSDPAENRYVWGYQVTIDNQSDDFVQLLSRYWHITDGTGRVEEVRGAGVVGDQPELNPGDSYQYTSGCPLSTPSGIMVGHYTMRNKRGETFDIAIPAFSLDLPGTRRTVN; encoded by the coding sequence ATGTACCGCGCCGTTACGCACAACATCGAAGTGCAGGTCAGGCCGTTCTATCTGGAGGATCGCTCGGATCCGGCGGAGAACCGTTATGTCTGGGGCTATCAGGTGACCATCGACAACCAGTCGGACGATTTCGTGCAGCTTCTATCGCGCTATTGGCACATCACCGACGGCACCGGCCGGGTCGAGGAAGTGCGCGGCGCCGGCGTGGTCGGCGACCAGCCCGAACTCAACCCCGGCGACAGTTATCAGTATACGTCCGGCTGCCCGCTCTCGACACCGTCCGGCATCATGGTCGGCCACTACACGATGCGCAACAAGCGGGGCGAGACGTTCGACATCGCCATCCCCGCCTTCTCGCTCGACCTGCCGGGCACGCGGCGAACGGTGAATTAG
- the argF gene encoding ornithine carbamoyltransferase, which produces MSLRHFTDLSAVSEGDLRVMLDDAVVRKARLKAGERTKPLEGKVLAMIFDKPSTRTRVSFDVGMRQLGGETIMLTGTEMQLGRSETIADTAKVLSRYVDAIMIRTTSHERLLELTENATIPVINGLTDDTHPCQLMADIMTFEEHRGPVAGKTIAWTGDGNNVLHSLLEASARFRFNLNVAVPEGSEPAQKHVDWSKAHGGKLNFTRSPEEAVHEADCIVTDCWVSMGQEHRARGHNVFSPYQVNATLMAKAKPDALFMHCLPAHRGEEVTDEVIDGPHSVVFDEAENRLHAQKAVLAWCLGA; this is translated from the coding sequence ATGAGCCTTCGCCATTTCACCGATCTATCCGCCGTTTCCGAAGGCGATCTGCGCGTCATGCTGGACGACGCAGTGGTGCGAAAGGCCAGGCTCAAGGCCGGCGAGCGGACAAAACCGCTCGAGGGCAAGGTGCTGGCGATGATCTTCGACAAGCCATCGACGCGCACGCGCGTGTCCTTCGACGTCGGCATGCGCCAGCTCGGCGGCGAGACCATCATGCTGACCGGCACCGAGATGCAGCTCGGCCGTTCCGAGACCATCGCCGACACCGCCAAGGTGCTGTCGCGCTATGTCGACGCGATCATGATCCGCACCACCTCGCATGAGCGGCTGCTCGAACTGACCGAGAACGCCACCATCCCCGTCATCAACGGGCTGACCGACGACACCCATCCGTGCCAGCTGATGGCCGACATCATGACCTTCGAGGAGCATCGCGGTCCGGTGGCCGGCAAGACCATCGCCTGGACGGGCGACGGCAACAATGTGCTGCATTCGCTGCTGGAGGCCTCGGCGCGGTTCCGCTTCAACCTGAATGTCGCCGTGCCAGAAGGCAGCGAGCCGGCACAAAAGCATGTCGACTGGTCGAAGGCGCATGGCGGCAAGCTGAACTTCACCCGTTCGCCCGAGGAAGCCGTTCATGAAGCCGATTGCATCGTCACCGATTGCTGGGTATCGATGGGCCAGGAACACCGCGCGCGCGGTCACAATGTCTTCTCGCCCTATCAGGTCAATGCGACACTGATGGCCAAGGCAAAGCCGGACGCCCTGTTCATGCACTGCCTGCCGGCGCATCGTGGCGAAGAGGTCACCGACGAGGTCATCGACGGACCGCATTCCGTGGTGTTCGACGAGGCCGAAAACCGGCTCCATGCCCAGAAGGCGGTTCTGGCGTGGTGCCTGGGCGCTTGA